The DNA sequence AGCCTAACAAAGTCGGACCCAACCTTCACGGGTGAGTTTTCCTTGACCTcgccttttttttttaataCTAAACTCAGCCCCGGCCGTTTCGCTTAGCATCTTTGGTCGTCATACTGGTCAAGTCGAAGGCTTCTCATACACCGCTGCTAACGTCAACAAGGGTATAGTATGGGACGAGAACACCCTGTTCGAGTACCTCGAAAACCCTAAGAAGGTGCGGCATCATCTCTTGCGTCACATTTACCCTCATCAATACTGACATTCTATTTCATTCTATTTCAAGTACATTCCTGGAACCAAGATGGCGTTTGCTGGtttgaagaaggagaaggacagGAATGATCTCATAACTCATTTGAAGGAAGCTACAGCTGTACGTGTCCTCTAGCTTGTGACTAGACATATCTCACTAAACAAAAAATCCTTCACAGCCTGCTTAAAAAAGCCATCCGTGGTCTGCCCTCCATCAAGACTCTTCTCCGATAGCCTACCTAGACATATTGTCTCGCAAGTCTCCTGGATTCCCTAGATTTCCATTATATCCGCATTTGTTTTACTATCTGGTTATTCCATATTAATCGGACGTTGAGGGACGTAGGTCTCTAATTAGCTACACAAGCAGACGACCTTGCCGAAGTTTTTTTCGAAACCCTATCGCGCTGTAATTTACACACCACTCTTGAAATATTATGACCATGTCATGTAGCCACGAGTAACAAACGACTGCAGTGAAATATACGGGCTGGCGAGTCATCTCCATCAGAGAGAACCTGTTGGTAGTATCAAAAAATTTCGGCCTACACAAGTAATCTGCAATCGGTATCATTGTTTGATGCAAAGACCATAGGTAGAAGATGAGGGGAGTATGGGCGCGAGAGAGGAGGACCAGTGACGAAGCATCGAAAAAGAGAACGAGAGAGAACACGTAGAGAAACGGAGATGGCCAAAGCACAGGACGAGTCAAATGCGGTAAATCAGACAGCTACTGTCAGTGTGGCGGAGGCTGGGTCAAATAGTGCCTGTACCAGAGCTAAGCGAGGTCTCAGCATAGTCACGAATCATTATAGAGAAACGCCTTGGTGATATCCGTTTGGAACCGCGCAATATAATCCAGAAGCTCCTTATCCGGAAGTGCGGAATGTTCGTATGCTTGAGTAAGTTGCGTGCGGAGCTACCGGAGAAGCCGAGAGGATTGATCAGCGTCgaataaaaaaaaacaccaaGAAGCAGGACGGAAAAAGCAGGAGACAAGATTACCCTCAGCAAAGCTTTTCTTCTCGATGCGATCTTGCTGCTCTCGCTGTGTCCTCGGTGTCGGGTTTGCAATTCAGCCAGATGATTAGCCACTCGATGGGCTTCTTTGAGTGCATCTTCAGGTAGATCAGCCAGCGTTGCGAGTTCCAGGCCTGAGTTCCAAGAATTATTAGATTCGAGGAGTGGTAATGGGATCCAAAATACAGACCGTAATGAGTATTGTCGTTGGGAGCTCCATCCAGAATTCTGTACAGTCGATGTTTCCGTAAAGAGTCGAAGGAAGGGGGTGAGTACGCACTTGTATTGAAAGGTCATCCCGAAACTTGCTTCGGAACGACGTGTCTTCTGCATCTTGTCTAAGGGAGAACGTTCGCGCTGAGGTGGCTGAATCTCCCACCTGTACGGACAAATGCAAACTGAAGCATCATGAGGCCTTTTACCGAACCGGGTTGAGAAGATAGGACTTACTTTACGACCGTGGGCTGCCTCGACAGAGTAGTACTTAACTCCGCGAAATGGCTGCGAACGTTTACGTTCTAGTCAGTTGAAAATCCGTCATGAAACATTAGAACGCTAAACCCACGTTGCAAAGAAAACGAAGCACTGGTGGCGGAGACTAGAATCAAACGGCTGAAAGAATGTTTCAAGCCTCACCTTCTGTTCAATCAATCCCTCTGCTATAGCATGTGATATTCCCACTCCTTCTCTCGGAGACGTTCCTCTcccaagctcatctatcAGCACCAAAGATTTATGTGTGGCAAGGCCTATGGACCAAGCGTGTCAGACAAAATAAAGAGAAATATCAGAACATACCGAGGATCATCGCAGATGTAGCCATCTCACTGGCGAAGGTACTTAAACTCTTCTCCATATCATCGTCATTGGAAAGCCTAGTAAGCAGCGCATCGTGAATTCTATGAAAATATTTAGCCAAGAGCCAGACGTTTTCTGTTGTGTTAGAAAGTATGGATTCACTTGAAGCTAGCATATTCCGCGGGTACGAAACTACCACACATTGCCATCACGGTCAGAAGGGCCAGTTGACGAAGGTAGGTACTCTTTCCGGACATACTAGCAATGTTTCAGTGAGATCGCTGTGCTCTACGAAATATAGGAAAGCATACTTAGGGCCTTGGATAATTTGGAACGAAGACGAATCGTCGCAATACACATCATTAGGAATAAGAGTCCCAACAGACTTGACTGTTTCGAGAATAGGGTGGCGGCCTGATTTGATTGCAAGGGTGCCTGTGAATTCTGGGCGGACTAGAGAAAGTTAAGACCGTGAATCTGAACAGGGAAGAACTGGTACCATAACAGCGCACTGGAGCATATTTTCAGAACGGATATTCAGTTGTAGCAAGGATAGACGTACTGATCGCAACATGAGAGAATGACCATAACATGTCGATCAACGCGACCTGCGTTACAGAGCAACAATGAGTTCCGCTCGTTAGATGGGACAAGGTTCGAGTCACAGCTTCTGATGCCTTGTATAGGGCTCCGATATCTCCAAGTATTTCCTCCACCAGGTCCTGTATGATTCTTGACGTCCGCCTCTATAAGCCACAATCGAGAAGAAGGGTAAAATCTTACTTGTCGCTGAGAATCAGAGTTTCATCCAGGGCATCCTTCATCCTCGCATTCattttcttctgtttctcGTCATTTGGCATGGTCTCAACGAAGGCAAACGGAGCATTAGACCTACCAACTCCAAGCTACTGAACCACCATTTTCCTTTCGCCAGTTTCGCGTTAATGAAACCTTTCGGCAAGCCATTCTCCACATCGCTTTTTTTCAGAGAAAAGACAAATCCTGATTCCAAGTAGACAAGGTTCAGAGGAAGTCCGTGTGCTTCGGTAAGCGTGTTGTTGAGGCTATATATGTCACCGACGTTTTCTTTATAGGTTTCTCTTGCGACATCCAGAAGGCGGTTGTAGTTGGCCTCATGATTGCGAATTAGCGTTTTCGTCGATGTACAGCTGATAAAGGTCACCTTGACAGCATATACTCTTGCGTTTGTCGCGGCTATTCCGTACTGCAGAAACGTTGGTCGTTAACCTCGGGTAATGGACGGCGAAACTGGACCTTTGCAGAGATGGTGTCTTCATTGAGACTTGAACGGATTAGTTtgtcaatcttttccaagCGTTCATCCGAGAGCATCTAATGAAGGGTAAGTGACTTTGATACAATTACTAGCTCGAACGGTCGTACGATGTGTACGATCTTTAATAGCTGCGACTTGGAGTTCTTCAATACCTTCTGAACTAGGGGCAAATTTTGGATTATGATTCGCAAGTTGAGTATCTGGGAAACGCGAGCCGACGCTCCCTGAGCTGTGGTTGAAGGCCTTGCTTCCGATGACACCAGCTAATTGAAATGCTTTCGAACAGACGACCAGCTTTCCAGGAATATTGGCTCACCACGGAAATAAGTTTATCTAGATCTAGCTTGCTTAAAGCCCTAAGTCCGGTTGCGACTTCGTTGAAAAGATCCTGATCTTGGACAAACTCTGGGAGACTGATTAGAGGTCGGGAATTTTAGACGCATCAAGTGGATTACCATCTACGACGTCTAGTCGTGCATCGATAGAAGATTGCACTGAGGGGTAAAATTGAACGACCGAACCAGCGGGATATCAAAGGAAGGAATTGCCTACCAGTAAGCGGTGACAAGACGTTGACACGGAGCAAACGCAAGCCCATCGGGGTATAGGTATGATTCAAAGCACTATCGAAATATTCGAttcgacgaatgtatagatGACGGTTTCACAGACTGCGCACCCGAATAAAGAATGCGCAGACTTCTTATATGCCATGCTTTGAACCAGTTCAAGGTTTTTCGCACTTTCTGGATCAATCATCATCGTTCCCTCGACGGGAACATAACGGATGCGGAGCGATCCTGAGGCAAAACGAGTATTAAGCCTGACCTCGGCATGTTTGAATAGAGCAGAGCTAGCTGAAAGAGCGTAATATCTGAAATCCAGTGGATGATTTTGTTGAGCAGCTGGATATATCCACCTTGAAGTTCACTTACTTATTAGAAACGGCAAGAATAGTTCCCGCACGCTCTTCGTCTTCGACGCAAAGCTGCTGGATGAACTCTAGCCCTGTGAAACAATATTCTTAGTCAAATCGGAAGTGATTTCATTATTTGACTGCCGAGTCCTAACCAGCCTCTTCATTCCAATACTTTCTCGGTATCGTCTCTATCGGAGTGCCTTGAAACTCTTCTCGCACCAGTTCGACGAGCATAGACGTAGTGGACTGATTAGTTCGTTTAGCCCGTCCTCTATCTTGGGCGCTCAAGAAGGTATCTGGAACCAGAATCATCGAGGGTTGATGTCGATGTAGTTGATGCAACGTTTTCACATATGTCTGGCAATCTGCAAGCTTATAACGGCACCTGATGAGGATCTACTGGAAACAATCCTGGAGACTACTCACCTGTACAAGAACAACACGACCGGTATCCATATCTAGGGCAGCCATACCCACCTCCCTTGCAATACCTCTTCCCTCTAGGATTGTGATGATATAGTTTCCTTCGTAACGAGTTGAGGCGGCTGTCTGGGGTCTACCGGTTGCAGGTCGTGTTTGGGCTGTCCAAGATCCACCGCTATCATTCGTAGCAGGCAGACTTTGACCTGTTTGCGGCCTACCTTGAGCACTATTCCGAGCAAATGCAAATGTTCTTGAGGTAACGGCAAGAGATTGTGTGGACATCGTTGTCGAAGCTTGTCTATCCTTGTGGATGTTGGGCAACAGTCAGTTGCGGCCCGCCCAGCCGGTGTTCATTAAATTTCTTCAAGGCTTCCTCGCGCACACATGTAGTTTATAATTGCTGCTCTGGTTGGACTCAAGGTCGACTCTCGATAGGACCGTGTTTCGTCAGGAAGTGAACGGACAGTCGAATACTTAGGTGAATGCAAGTCCTGTTCTGCGAGATCTCAGCTGTGTCATTGCCTCTCTAGTAGTCGTCCTGGAATTGTTATTTTTGATGGTCCACGTTCCAATTTCTCATTGGAGTTAGAAGTTCTTAACCAAAGAGCATATATTTTGTACAAAAGTTGTACAATGCTCTAAGTACCTGCATGGAGAGACCTAATCAACAGTTCATTGAAGATCGAGAGTTAGAACCTGGCAAAATCACGGTCGATAGGCTCTGACCACAAGGAGGAGCTCTAGTTGCGACCACTCATTACTTCTTTTTAACCAACTCTCCGGATTTACTGCATTTTTTTCACAGCGTACACCAATACCCCTCACAACATCCCAGCTTACCGGGCGCGCAAGAGTTCGATACTCCACCTTACCTTGAGGCTGATTTGTGTCCTTTGGTTTCGTTCTATCTACCTTTTGGTTTTACTTCAGAAAGCGAATTAAAAGCATATCATTTGTTTCTGAAGGCCCTTCTAAAGACCCTCGGTCTTGTAATTATTTGTATAGTTCTATCACGTACCGGTTTTTCGTTCGAAATTCACGACGGGATTCAATGAGCTGCGGACAGGTGGGGCCGTTGCGTGGGAACTTCTATATTGTTTGGGCTGCTTTCGACGTCTACGACATATCATTCACCGCTAAACCGCCCTTCCACCAACTTTTGTCCATAGTCCGACATGGCTTTGCCGGCGATGGAGGAGGGAAAACTCCTAAGCGAAGCACTGAATACGGTCaaaattcaagttcaacaAATGAAGAGAAACCTGGTAAGTCGTTGATTCCTCTCTCCGTCAAGCAACTGAATGGGTCTATCCTGTTAACTAACAGGAGCTTGAACAACTCATGGATGGCCTGAAGAGTGCAAGTGTAATGCTCGCAGAGCTACGGACGTCTTCGCTATCACCCAAACAATACTACGAATTATGTGCGTGGGCTACCACGGAGAAGTAGGACAGACTGACGCTGTTTTCTCAAGATATGGCGGTTTTCGATGCACTACGGCACCTCTCAAATTACCTCTTCGAAGCGCACCAAGCGGGTCGGCATCATTTAGCGGATTTGTACGAGCTCGTTCAATACGCCGGCAACATCATACCGCGACTATATCTCATGATTACTGTTGGCTCCGTGTACATGTCCATACCCGATGCACCAGTGAAGGAAATCATGAAAGATATGATGGAGATGTCTCGAGGCGTACTTCATCCAATCCGAGGTCTATTCCTTCGTCACTATCTCAGTGGGCAGACGAGGGACCACCTCCCTATCGGCATTGACACTGGGTACGTGTTCCCTAGGCCTTATTTGGTCGACAGCGCACTAAGTCAACTCAATACATCCCAGCCCTGTGGGGAACCTACAGGATTCTATCTCATTTGTCCTCACTAACTTCATCGAAATGAACAAACTTTGGGTCCGACTGCAACACCAAGGTCATTCACGCGATCGAGAGAAGCGAGAAATGGAGCGCAGAGAACTTCGTATCCTCGTTGGAACCAATCTTGTTCGACTGAGTCAACTCGATGGGGTGGATTTAGAGATGTACCAACGCATCATCTTACCGAGCATTCTTGAGCAAGTCGTCAACTGCAAGGATATCATCGCTCAGGAGTATCTCATGGAAGTTGTCATACAAGTCTTCACGGACGAGTTTCATCTGCACACGTTAGGGCCTTTCTTATCGGCTACTGCGCAACTCCATCCAAAAGTCAACATTAAGCAAATAGTAATTGCGCTTATTGATCGGTTAGCGGCCTATGCTGCGCGCGAGGCGGAAAGCGAGGACCCGGAGGAGACAAAGCGACAGGAAGAGGCTGCCGCAAGGCGTTTGGCAGAGAAAGTCAAGGCACAAAAGGCTCGGACGCGTGAAAGTGCACGAACTACGCGTGATGAAGTTTCTGCGGAGGCAAGTGCCTGGGGATCCTCCGACACCTCTCATATTGACGATCCGGAGAAACCTAATGGCGTGGCACACGTTACCAGCGACGAGAGCAAGGCCGAGGAAGGGAAGGGCAAGGAGAAGGAGCAAAATGTCGGtgaggagaaagagaaggaagattctGTGAAGAAGTTCAGGGGTGTTCCTGAAAGTGTGCAGCTTTTTGAGGTATTTTGGAAACAGGTGGTCGAACTCATCAAGGTGCGGTTTTCGCTACGATTTTCATCCCACCACTAACGTTCCCACCAGGCCCGACCCGATCTTTCAATACAAGACGTAACTGCCCTCTTCGTCTCCCTCACCAACCTCTCCCTAAGTTGCTATCCTGACCGCCTTGAATATGTCGATCAAGTTCTGGCTTATACTGCTGAGAAGGTCAAGGAATTTTCTGACAGCCCCGACCTCCACACCCAACAAACCGCATCGAATCTCGCAGCACTCCTCGTCGCCCCCATCAACTCCTACCAGTCAGTCCTGACT is a window from the Marasmius oreades isolate 03SP1 chromosome 6, whole genome shotgun sequence genome containing:
- a CDS encoding uncharacterized protein (BUSCO:EOG09260T28) → MALPAMEEGKLLSEALNTVKIQVQQMKRNLELEQLMDGLKSASVMLAELRTSSLSPKQYYELYMAVFDALRHLSNYLFEAHQAGRHHLADLYELVQYAGNIIPRLYLMITVGSVYMSIPDAPVKEIMKDMMEMSRGVLHPIRGLFLRHYLSGQTRDHLPIGIDTGPVGNLQDSISFVLTNFIEMNKLWVRLQHQGHSRDREKREMERRELRILVGTNLVRLSQLDGVDLEMYQRIILPSILEQVVNCKDIIAQEYLMEVVIQVFTDEFHLHTLGPFLSATAQLHPKVNIKQIVIALIDRLAAYAAREAESEDPEETKRQEEAAARRLAEKVKAQKARTRESARTTRDEVSAEASAWGSSDTSHIDDPEKPNGVAHVTSDESKAEEGKGKEKEQNVGEEKEKEDSVKKFRGVPESVQLFEVFWKQVVELIKARPDLSIQDVTALFVSLTNLSLSCYPDRLEYVDQVLAYTAEKVKEFSDSPDLHTQQTASNLAALLVAPINSYQSVLTLLAIPNYAPLLSKQLFSTRRSIAHSVISSVLKNETIIETPEDVDGVLELCHVLIKDQSDSGALQVAAGQPIKDPRRQGPYYEREETAEEQGWVARMVHLFKAEPLDVQFELLQTARRHFDLGGERMRFTFPALITSAVKLCRRYKNREHVENDWQTKVATILKFVRQITSILATQVEAPTIALRLFLLSAQISDECGFEDLTYDFYVQAFSVYEDNISESRAQLQAITLIIGTLSGAKVFGVDNYDTLITKAALHGAKLLKKSHQATAVGLASHLWWQEAPPTEGEPSKEIPEKAKEDGASESVKAYPHQDSKRVLECLQKSLRIATSAIEEIVTVQLYCDTLDHYLYYLDRGTPAVAPKFVNSLVELITSSIDNVSSPDVHPSQRAPPGLIEGVQTPEMIIRHFRNTLYYIQRRKNAASEGSSPNDSRWDEVEVVGAMLKMGVGR